One genomic region from Flagellimonas oceani encodes:
- a CDS encoding BspA family leucine-rich repeat surface protein has translation MKRFYKLILIAASIGVAVYSCDVDSTDYSVDDRDVYIESIIIEAAKNSCVEEDIEVSVSNPSRSITASLPSDCDASEIILTIYLSEGITTSPASGDSFGTGTSSLLVTGFGLEEEYSVNLKVLEPFESDDEFVTVWRVGADESITLPLVETGTYNFKVFWGDGTESIVATYDLESATHTYTEAGDYTVTVWGAIEGFNFYKTDQSADNIIDVTNWGQLKLGNEEAYFRGCSNLQISASDAPDLSGTTTLKAMFREATSFNSNINHWDVSGVTNMQDVFYKASSYNQPLDKWDVGNVTTFETMFRDSAFDQDISGWDVSKATTLKNMFRDCPFNQPIGSWNISNVTSLQSTFRGNDAFDQDLSGWGDKLGNVVTMRELFRESDFNGDLSAWDVSKVLSMWDMFKDSGFNNPSITGWDVSGLDNMETMFGGEDCAFNQDISGWDVSNVVNMQNLFKENKVFNQDLSGWNVDNVMCNYDFDTDAPQWEDSHKPNFIADKTDNNEFCNRDN, from the coding sequence ATGAAACGTTTTTATAAATTGATTTTGATCGCTGCAAGTATTGGGGTAGCAGTATACTCCTGCGATGTGGATAGTACCGATTATTCCGTGGACGACAGGGACGTCTATATTGAATCCATTATAATCGAAGCGGCGAAGAACAGTTGTGTGGAGGAGGATATTGAAGTTTCAGTGTCAAACCCTTCTAGAAGTATCACAGCTTCATTACCGAGTGATTGTGATGCCAGCGAGATCATATTGACCATATATCTTAGCGAGGGGATTACCACATCCCCTGCCTCCGGGGATAGTTTCGGCACGGGAACGTCTTCCCTTTTGGTAACTGGATTTGGTCTGGAGGAAGAATATTCGGTAAACCTAAAAGTCTTGGAGCCTTTCGAGTCCGATGATGAATTTGTAACCGTATGGCGTGTTGGAGCTGATGAAAGTATTACCCTTCCGTTGGTTGAAACAGGGACCTATAACTTTAAGGTTTTTTGGGGTGATGGAACGGAAAGCATCGTCGCCACATATGATCTTGAGTCTGCCACCCATACGTATACGGAGGCCGGGGATTATACGGTAACTGTGTGGGGGGCCATCGAGGGCTTCAATTTTTATAAGACCGACCAAAGTGCGGACAATATAATAGATGTAACCAATTGGGGTCAGCTGAAACTGGGTAACGAAGAAGCCTATTTTAGGGGATGTTCCAATCTGCAGATCTCGGCATCCGATGCCCCTGATTTAAGTGGAACCACTACGCTGAAGGCGATGTTCAGAGAAGCCACCTCCTTCAACAGTAATATCAACCATTGGGACGTTAGTGGGGTGACCAATATGCAAGATGTTTTTTATAAAGCATCCAGCTATAACCAACCCTTGGACAAATGGGATGTGGGGAATGTCACCACTTTTGAAACGATGTTCAGGGATTCTGCCTTTGACCAGGATATCTCTGGATGGGATGTAAGCAAAGCAACAACTTTGAAGAATATGTTCAGGGATTGTCCGTTCAACCAACCAATCGGATCTTGGAATATCTCGAATGTGACGAGTTTACAATCCACTTTTAGAGGGAACGATGCCTTTGATCAAGACCTTTCAGGATGGGGTGATAAACTGGGCAATGTCGTGACCATGCGTGAATTGTTCCGTGAGTCGGATTTTAATGGGGATTTAAGCGCATGGGATGTAAGTAAGGTGTTGAGTATGTGGGATATGTTCAAGGATAGTGGGTTCAACAACCCTTCGATAACCGGATGGGATGTGAGTGGACTTGACAATATGGAGACCATGTTCGGAGGTGAAGACTGTGCTTTTAATCAAGATATTTCAGGATGGGATGTGAGCAATGTAGTGAACATGCAGAATTTGTTCAAAGAAAACAAAGTCTTCAATCAGGACTTATCCGGCTGGAATGTGGACAATGTGATGTGTAACTATGATTTTGATACGGATGCACCCCAATGGGAGGATTCCCATAAACCAAATTTCATCGCCGACAAGACGGACAATAATGAATTTTGTAACAGGGATAACTAA